GCCTCCATCATCGACAGGTCCGAGCCGATGAGCAGGAGCAGGACCGGGCGGTGTGAGAGTTCCCGGTCCCACGCGCGCTGCAGGATGCTCTCGAACGCTCCGGAGTCGTCCATGAGGTAGGGCACCTCGTCGAGCACGACCACGCTGGCCTGGTCCTGCGGGAGCAACCCGGCGAGTTGGCGAAGCGCCGCCGTCCAGTTCCCGGGTGCGGCTTCATCGAAGATCGCCGCCTCGGGCAGCGAGGAGGAAGCGACGTCGTGCGCGAACTCCTCGAGCGGTTCCGCTCCTCGGCCGAGTTGTGCGGTGTGGAAGACGTACGGCACCCGGCTGTGGCGGACGAACTCACCGACGAGCGCGGACTTCCCGATGCGCCGGCGCCCGCGGATGATCACGCACCGGCCCGGGCGCTGCCCACCGATCGCCGAGCGCACCTCGTCCAAGGCCTGCCCTAGCGCCGCGAGCTCACGGCGCCGGCCCACGAAGTCCGCCATCGGCGCTTCCCTTCTTCGGAGAAGATGCTTCCTCTCCAGATAGTATCGGCGAAGAAAGTATTGCGCATCGATTTGGACGGCCTTGGCCTGTGGCCTGCATCGGACCGCGCGGTGTCGATCACCTCGCTCATCGCGTGGAGCGCCCTTGGCACCCTGGGCTCCCCGGGCACCCTGGGCTCCCTGGCGTCCATACCTGCGGTAGTACGGAGCGGACGACGGGGCGAGAACGGCGTCCAGGGCGGTGCCGACGCCGGCCGTCCAAGACGTGATCCTGGACGGTGCTACCGGCTACCACTCGATCTCGGTCACCGTGGTCTGAACGACGACCGAGCGAAGCCGCCGGTCACATTGATCACACTCGCAGGGCGAAGCGCAGGCTCTCGCTTCCGTGGTGCGTCGTCGTTCCATCGGGGCTCAGGCCCACCGCCGCGGCAACACGGGCCGACGGGACGTTCTGCTCGCGGATGACGGCGAGAACGAGCGCGGGCTCTTCGCGCTCGGCCGCGGCCCGGACTGCCGCGGCGGCCGCCTCGCGGGCGTAGCCGCTGCCCCATGCGCTGGGCCGGAACCGGTAGTAGAGGTTGTATACCGCGCGGTCGGCTTCGAGTCCGCCGGTACGCCGGACCCCGGCCACGCCGACGACCTCGCCCGCGCAGCCTCCGCTTTCGCGGACCACCCAGTAGCCGACGCCGTCCCGGTCCCAGTCGGCGATCCACCCCACCAGCATCGCGGCGGCCTCGCGCGGGCCGGTCGGACCGTTGGGGTTGAAGGCGTTCGTGGCCGGGTCGCCCTGGATCTCGGCCACGGCCCGCTCGTCGGCCGGAGTGGGAGCGCTCAGGCACAGCCGGTCGGTGTGAATGTGCCGCGGGGGCAGCGGATTCGGGGTCGCGTCGGTCATTCCGGGCTTACCTCGCAGGTCTCGGGGACCACCATGCCGCGCGCGTCCGAACGCGCCGCGGCGAGCTCACTGTACGGTGCCATCCGCCGGAAGCCGAGACGCGCCAGGCACATCGTCCACGCCTCGCTCGACAATCAGGACCCGGACGG
This genomic window from Actinospica robiniae DSM 44927 contains:
- a CDS encoding GNAT family N-acetyltransferase yields the protein MTDATPNPLPPRHIHTDRLCLSAPTPADERAVAEIQGDPATNAFNPNGPTGPREAAAMLVGWIADWDRDGVGYWVVRESGGCAGEVVGVAGVRRTGGLEADRAVYNLYYRFRPSAWGSGYAREAAAAAVRAAAEREEPALVLAVIREQNVPSARVAAAVGLSPDGTTTHHGSESLRFALRV